The Bacteroidota bacterium genome includes a window with the following:
- a CDS encoding NAD(P)-binding domain-containing protein, whose protein sequence is MKIAVIGNGNVGNALAMRFGNAGHTVTLGVRKPDDPEIKKIEVFPNIRVADIRTAADRSDVIVVATPAHVAISVAEQLGPLTGKVLIDATNAVRQRPEPYATAFDAFKALTQAECMKCFNTTGVENMQNPFYNNVPIDLFMSGSSAKGKQVTRELALSAGFGECYDFGGDDKVALQEQFALAWINLAIMQGHGRNIAFKLLKR, encoded by the coding sequence ATGAAAATCGCGGTTATTGGAAACGGAAATGTCGGAAATGCCCTCGCCATGCGCTTTGGAAATGCCGGCCATACAGTCACCCTCGGCGTGCGGAAACCCGACGATCCCGAGATCAAAAAAATCGAAGTCTTCCCCAACATCCGCGTCGCCGACATCCGCACGGCGGCCGATCGCTCGGATGTGATCGTGGTCGCCACGCCCGCACACGTCGCCATTTCGGTTGCCGAACAACTCGGCCCGCTCACAGGCAAGGTGCTCATCGACGCCACCAATGCCGTGAGGCAACGGCCCGAACCCTATGCGACGGCCTTCGACGCCTTCAAAGCGCTCACCCAAGCCGAATGCATGAAATGCTTCAACACCACCGGCGTCGAAAACATGCAAAATCCCTTCTACAACAATGTCCCGATCGACCTCTTCATGTCTGGCAGCAGCGCCAAAGGCAAACAAGTGACCCGCGAACTCGCCCTTAGCGCCGGCTTCGGCGAATGTTACGACTTCGGCGGCGACGACAAGGTGGCCCTGCAGGAGCAATTTGCCCTTGCCTGGATCAACCTCGCGATCATGCAAGGGCATGGGCGCAACATTGCGTTTAAGTTGTTGAAGCGGTAG